One genomic window of Centroberyx gerrardi isolate f3 chromosome 15, fCenGer3.hap1.cur.20231027, whole genome shotgun sequence includes the following:
- the LOC139921441 gene encoding G-protein coupled receptor 26-like, with translation MHAADIAASVVVLGIIVVSLLSNVVVLICFLYNPEIRKQVPGLFILNLTFCNLLLSVSNMPLTLAGLITKGHPGGSGFCQIVGFLDTFLTTNSMLSMAALSIDRWVAVVFPLSYHSRIRHRDAVIALGYTWIHSLCFSTVATCRSWVGYHHLYASCTLCNVRANGAGTQFIIFTVVLHSLTFLLTLIVLCVTYLKVLKVARFHCKRIDVITMQTLVLLVDIHPSVRQKCLDEQKQRRQRATKKISTFIGTFVVCFTPYIITRIVELFCPGPISPHWGVLSKCLAYSKAASDPFVYSLLRHQYRKTCSHLANKVLKRSPLNSSSRRVENSAGRSDTNTNTNTNTQPPVNKPSVP, from the exons ATGCACGCAGCGGACATAGCTGCTTCCGTGGTGGTTTTGGGGATTATTGTCGTGTCGTTGCTGTCCAACGTTGTGGTGCTGATCTGCTTTCTGTACAACCCAGAGATCCGGAAACAGGTACCCGGGCTTTTTATTCTCAACCTGACGTTCTGCAACCTGTTGCTAAGCGTGTCCAACATGCCACTAACTCTGGCCGGGCTCATCACCAAGGGCCACCCCGGAGGCAGCGGGTTCTGTCAAATTGTGGGTTTCCTCGACACTTTTCTCACCACGAACTCCATGCTCAGCATGGCAGCTCTGAGCATCGATAGATGGGTGGCGGTGGTGTTCCCGCTGAGCTATCACTCAAGAATACGGCACCGAGATGCGGTAATAGCGCTAGGATATACGTGGATACACTCACTTTGCTTCTCCACGGTGGCCACCTGCCGCTCCTGGGTTGGGTACCACCACCTTTACGCGTCGTGCACGCTGTGCAATGTCAGAGCGAACGGCGCCGGGACGCAGTTTATCATTTTCACCGTGGTATTGcactctctcactttcctcctCACATTGATCGTGTTGTGTGTAACATATCTGAAAGTGCTGAAAGTTGCGAGGTTCCACTGTAAACGCATCGACGTGATCACTATGCAGACGCTGGTGCTGCTCGTGGATATTCACCCCAG TGTGCGCCAGAAATGCCTGGATGAACAGAAGCAGAGGAGACAAAGGGCCACCAAGAAGATCAGCACGTTCATCGGCACATTTGTGGTGTGCTTCACCCCTTATATCATCACAAG AATTGTAGAGCTCTTCTGCCCAGGGCCCATAAGCCCTCACTGGGGTGTGCTGTCCAAATGTTTGGCCTACAGCAAGGCAGCCAGCGACCCGTTCGTCTACTCCCTCCTGCGTCACCAGTACAGGAAGACCTGCAGCCACCTGGCTAACAAGGTCCTGAAGAGGAGCCCACTCAACTCGTCCTCCCGCAGGGTGGAGAACAGTGCAGGGAGGAGcgacaccaacaccaacaccaacaccaacacccaACCACCTGTCAACAAGCCATCCGTCCCGTGA